The Eleutherodactylus coqui strain aEleCoq1 chromosome 13, aEleCoq1.hap1, whole genome shotgun sequence genome includes a window with the following:
- the LOC136588083 gene encoding oocyte zinc finger protein XlCOF6-like produces MATKQLGLFEDATIPESSIAMLLHNRRQYLSAMKGEPVLWDAGNVTGRASCIMVDHKRQDGSAFIKEEPTSWDMRHLGDNVIHTLLDHTQNTSPNIKEECVSCGRGNSINADICRQQDMSPQIKEELSACHGESLTETDTDKPSHTAEMKGEPTLQDGENIIDSNICKPIDPPEEYLPANIKEDSDVGDMTDTNSATSHTKCHIKHEPDSFSAKNTMDTSLYVPREWPILSPFPAYQNKSDTLSHKRRRNLEDSEFICFECGRCFSAIADLGKHQRHHAKQKVSHNYESKDNQQLRPNECPECGKTFPTDSQLLVHQRSHTGEKPFKCTFCGKLFSEKGKLARHECIHTGERLYACMECGRQFVEKGKLVRHQRTHTGVKCSECGKHFPNNIELVAHQRIHRGEKPFECSECDKCFQSNNQLLVHQRSHTGEKPFDCMHCEKRFTEKGKLVRHERTHTGERPFQCAQCGKCFAEKGKLSRHQRTHLDERKFRCSECGKDLSNKLSLVIHQRMHTGEKPYVCSQCGRCYTYKSSLTKHENIHSQENQYTCTECGRHFSENRNLIRHYRTHTGEKAFICLECGKNYSDKSSLVVHQRLHTGEKPYVCSHCGKCYSDKSSLSKHEQHHKKEKL; encoded by the coding sequence ATGGCGACCAAGCAGCTCGGTTTGTTTGAAGATGCCACCATCCCAGAATCCAGCATTGCTATGTTATTACATAACCGAAGACAATATTTGTCTGCAATGAAGGGGGAACCAGTCTTATGGGATGCCGGTAATGTTACAGGCCGTGCTAGCTGTATAATGGTGGATCATAAACGGCAAGATGGCTCTGCTTTCATTAAGGAGGAACCAACGTCCTGGGATATGAGACATCTTGGGGACAATGTCATCCATACACTCCTAGATCATACGCAGAATACATCTCCTAATATCAAGGAGGAATGTGTTTCATGTGGCAGAGGAAATTCTATTAATGCTGACATTTGTAGACAACAAGATATGTCCCCTCAGATTAAGGAAGAGTTATCCGCATGTCATGGTGAAAGCCTCACAGAGACCGACACTGATAAACCTTCCCATACAGCTGAAATGAAAGGGGAACCAACCCTGCAGGATGGGGAAAATATAATAGATTCTAATATCTGTAAGCCAATAGATCCTCCAGAAGAATATCTACCAGCTAATATTAAGGAGGACTCTGATGTGGGTGACATGACTGACACTAATTCAGCCACAAGTCATACCAAATGCCACATAAAGCATGAACCAGATTCATTCAGTGCAAAGAATACAATGGACACAAGCCTGTATGTACCTAGAGAGTGGCCCATTTTATCACCTTTTCCAGCGTATCAAAACAAGTCGGATACCCTTTCCCATAAAAGGAGAAGAAACCTTGAAGACAGTGAATTTATATGTTTTGAATGTGGAAGATGTTTTAGTGCTATTGCAGATCTGGGAAAACATCAGCGACATCATGCGAAGCAGAAGGTATCTCACAATTATGAGTCTAAAGACAACCAACAGCTGAGACCCAATGAATGTCCAGAGTGTGGTAAAACGTTCCCCACCGATTCCCAATTACTTGTCCATCAGAGAAGCCACACtggagaaaagccctttaaatgtaCTTTTTGTGGAAAGCTGTTCTCTGAGAAGGGAAAGTTAGCGCGGCATGAATGTATCCATACTGGTGAGAGGCTGTATGCTTGTATGGAGTGTGGTAGGCAGTTTGTTGAGAAAGGCAAGCTAGTCAGGCATCAAAGAACCCATACAGGTGTAAAATGCTCAGAGTGCGGGAAGCATTTCCCAAATAATATCGAACTTGTGGCACATCAACGAATTCACAGAGGAGAGAAGCCTTTTGAGTGTTCGGAGTGCGACAAATGTTTTCAGAGCAATAACCAACTCTTGGTGCACCAACGAAgccacacaggtgagaagccttTTGACTGTATGCACTGTGAGAAACGATTTACTGAAAAAGGTAAACTAGTGAGGCATGAAAGGACTCATACGGGTGAGCGGCCATTCCAATGTGctcaatgtgggaaatgttttgcagagaaAGGCAAGTTGTCCAGGCACCAAAGAACTCACTTGGATGAGAGGAAATTTCGTTGTTCTGAATGTGGTAAAGATTTGAGCAATAAGTTGTCACTTGTCATTCATCAAAGGATGCACACTGGTGAGAAGCCATATGTATGTTCCCAGTGCGGTAGATGCTATACGTACAAGTCCTCTCTTACAAAACATGAGAACATCCACTCGCAGGAGAATCAGTACACTTGTACGGAATGTGGGCGACATTTTAGCGAGAACCGGAATCTGATAAGGCATTACCGTACTCACACCGGGGAGAAGGCGTTTATATGTCTGGAATGTGGCAAAAATTACTCCGATAAGTCGTCCCTAGTAGTCCACCAAAGGCTTCACACTGGGGAGAAACCATATGTGTGTTCACACTGTGGAAAATGTTACAGTGACAAGTCTTCTCTAAGTAAACATGAGCAACATCACAAAAAGGAGAAATTGTAG